The Neoarius graeffei isolate fNeoGra1 chromosome 25, fNeoGra1.pri, whole genome shotgun sequence genome includes a region encoding these proteins:
- the LOC132873129 gene encoding interleukin-6 receptor subunit beta-like: MLTTYIMKHRSLHLFGLVFFLPFGCAVGYSNSCAKISPDSERNIPVELEKEFKAVCTLREDSAYTADDITWFSGNVTLPKESYTKLNKSALAVTLKISNDISNPLMCKATKQAFSYEEPCTYGIYLDKGYPPLQPSDLRCIALQDNTQISSELSCSWDPGKRDPIIRTSYTLHAYHGTGTYNSTSMNYLKRNLSVNFGTYPNHVGLDVWVEAQNKLGAVNSSISTGDSERFAKPNPPKNVKISAEDGFPTSLMVTWEHPIHELIFKLRYHIRYCQAGCSVWEETFTRSYSESFRLQILQPYTDYVVQVRCIGQTSSQKDLGYWSEWSPNATARTPEDIPRSKPDLWRVYEEDSYNTVKLIWKDPEKANGKILGYDVTINEGGHSERFVVHSKEYKFNLKGEKAIVKITANNSQGASPAAALIIPRPGRKLHSGVDQVTCRVHDDQLSVSWTPLPGVSRPSEYVIEWVSVPKKEIGWQRVSERDRRVSFGEFKRFTRYNITVYPIYREKNHSYYCPGTPVTVQAYLQQGRPLKGPTVNVTATGKTTAQLKWNEIPIEDQRGFLTNYTIVYKKGDNELSIVVPSNITSYNLTKLASHSHYFAYIKVSNQEGSEKGSGSSFYTKKYDDGEIDVIVVVVCLSFLFFVLFVMFFVIRKKELLKRRFWPKVPDPSHSTLANWSPDCPSKSDTPKESILASVSVVEVDMDDGKSLCDEDKAVMPLKKYFSDERSSGISGSSGMSTPRQSVSSNDEADSGQTTASTVQYSAVVSSGYKGQTPSTQPFSRSESTQPLLECEENPEHMSEASGHHTDSYFKRCKGLEQLNMDEVEEPSFGSLSFNPMEEEDSPTLTEDPPRPAPSYMPQQSGYRPQ; this comes from the exons ATGCTGACAACCTACATCATGAAGCACAGGTCACTACATTTGTTCGGGCTTGTCTTTTTTCTGCCCTTTGGCTGTGCAGTTG GTTACAGTAATAGCTGTGCAAAAATCTCTCCAGACTCTGAAAGAAATATTCCAGTGGAACTGGAGAAGGAGTTCAAAGCTGTCTGTACACTTCGTGAAGATTCTGCATACACTGCTGATGACATTACATGGTTCTCTGGAAATGTTACTCTTCCAAAGGAATCTTACACAAAGCTAAACAAGTCGGCCCTTGCGGTTACTTTGAAGATCAGCAATGATATAAGCAACCCGTTGATGTGTAAAGCTACAAAACAGGCATTTTCTTATGAAGAGCCGTGCACATATGGCATCTACCTTGATAAAGGAT ATCCTCCATTACAGCCAAGTGATCTGCGATGTATTGCTCTTCAAGATAACACACAAATTTCCTCTGAACTGTCATGCTCATGGGATCCAGGGAAAAGAGACCCAATTATTAGAACCAGCTATACGCTTCACGCATA TCATGGGACTGGAACATACAATTCTACCAGTATGAATTATTTGAAAAGAAATCTTTCTGTCAATTTTGGGACCTACCCCAATCACGTGGGGTTAGACGTCTGGGTAGAAGCACAGAATAAACTGGGGGCTGTGAACTCGAGCAtatcaactggtgactctgaacgtTTTG CAAAACCGAATCCACCTAAAAATGTAAAGATTTCTGCAGAGGATGGTTTCCCCACATCTTTAATGGTGACTTGGGAACATCCAATTCATGAATTAATCTTCAAACTCAGATACCACATCAGATACTGCCAAGCAGGTTGCAGTGTTTGGGAAGAG ACTTTTACCAGGTCTTACAGCGAGTCCTTCCGACTGCAGATCCTTCAGCCTTACACAGATTATGTGGTGCAGGTGCGCTGCATTGGACAAACTTCTTCTCAGAAAGATTTGGGCTACTGGAGTGAGTGGAGCCCAAATGCAACAGCTCGTACCCCAGAAGACA TTCCTAGATCCAAACCAGATCTCTGGAGAGTCTATGAAGAGGACTCCTATAACACTGTTAAGCTGATTTGGAAG GATCCTGAGAAGGCCAATGGCAAAATACTGGGGTACGATGTAACAATCAATGAAGGTGGACATTCTGAGCGCTTTGTCGTCCATTCCAAAGAATACAAGTTCAACCTAAAGGGAGAAAAGGCCATCGTGAAAATTACTGCAAATAATTCACAAGGAGCGTCACCTGCAGCCGCTTTAATTATCCCAAGACCTGGAAGAA AGCTCCATTCTGGAGTGGATCAAGTTACTTGCAGAGTGCATGATGACCAGCTGTCGGTGAGCTGGACTCCTCTCCCTGGAGTAAGCCGCCCGTCTGAGTATGTGATCGAATGGGTTTCAGTGCCTAAAAAAGAGATTGGCTGGCAAAGAGTGTCGGAACGTGACAGACGTGTCTCCTTTGGAG AGTTTAAGCGATTCACACGCTACAACATAACAGTCTACCCAATTTATCGAGAGAAAAACCACAGCTACTACTGTCCAGGAACCCCGGTCACTGTACAAGCCTATCTCCAGCAAGGAC GTCCTCTGAAAGGTCCCACTGTTAATGTGACTGCAACAGGGAAAACTACCGCTCAACTGAAATGGAACGAGATTCCTATTGAAGATCAGCGGGGCTTTCTCACCAATTACACCATTGTCTACAAAAAGGGAGACAATGAGCTAT CTATTGTGGTTCCATCTAACATCACCTCGTACAATCTGACTAAACTGGCTAGTCATAGTCACTATTTTGCATACATCAAGGTATCTAACCAGGAGGGCTCAGAAAAAGGATCTGGTTCCAGTTTCTACACAAAAAAGTATG ATGATGGTGAAATTGATGTGATCGTCGTGGTGGTGTGCTTGAGCTTCCTGTTCTTTGTACTTTTTGTAATGTTCTTCGTTATCAGGAAGAAAGAACT GTTAAAGAGGCGTTTCTGGCCGAAGGTCCCCGACCCGTCCCACAGCACACTTGCTAACTGGTCACCTGACTGTCCCAGCAAG tcgGACACTCCGAAAGAAAGCATCCTGGCATCGGTGAGTGTGGTGGAGGTGGACATGGATGATGGAAAGTCCCTGTGCGATGAGGATAAGGCAGTGATGCCACTCAAGAAGTACTTCTCGGACGAGCGCAGCAGCGGCATCAGCGGCTCGTCTGGCATGTCCACTCCGCGTCAGAGCGTGTCCTCCAATGACGAGGCCGACTCGGGCCAGACCACGGCCAGCACTGTGCAGTACTCTGCCGTAGTGAGCAGCGGCTACAAAGGCCAGACTCCCAGCACTCAACCGTTCTCCCGTTCCGAATCGACCCAACCACTACTGGAATGTGAGGAAAATCCAGAGCACATGTCCGAAGCCAGCGGCCACCACACAGACTCCTACTTCAAGCGATGTAAAGGCCTCGAGCAACTAAACATGGATGAGGTAGAGGAGCCCAGCTTCGGCTCTTTGAGCTTTAATCCAATGGAGGAAGAGGACTCGCCTACTCTGACTGAAGATCCTCCACGTCCTGCCCCCAGTTACATGCCACAGCAGAGTGGTTACAGGCCACAGTGA